One genomic segment of Bradyrhizobium prioriisuperbiae includes these proteins:
- a CDS encoding NAD(P)/FAD-dependent oxidoreductase, producing MRIAVVGTGIAGSAAAWALSRRYAVTVYDRELRPGGHSHTVTIDYDGTPIAVDVGFIVYNELNYPDLAALFTELGVETVESCMSFAVTADGGRFEWKGGGETWAETAKGLFVQPRNLLSPSYLGMLRDILRFNDVSVADHAAGRLAGLTLGDYFRQRRFAPRLLTDYLAPMGAAIWSAPADRMLDFPAENFVTFFDNHRLLQYDRPVWRTVKGGSHRYVDKLTATFRDRLRLGCAVTAIERKPSGVLIHDSHGGQESYDHVVIAAHSDQALAMLTDADTGERGVLGDIRYAPNAVFLHRDPRLMPKRRGAWASWNFLRWARDGQALNDVAVTYWMNRLQGIDDDKPLFVSLNPPFEPDPALTFGRYLCDHPQFDAKAFAAQKRLSTIQGRRHTWFCGAWTGYGFHEDGLRSALAVADALGATVPWRSIEPVAASILAEAAE from the coding sequence ATGCGAATCGCGGTGGTTGGAACGGGGATTGCGGGCAGTGCCGCGGCATGGGCGCTGTCCCGGCGCTATGCGGTGACGGTGTATGACCGCGAACTCCGTCCCGGCGGACACAGCCATACGGTCACGATCGATTACGACGGCACGCCGATCGCAGTCGATGTCGGCTTCATTGTCTACAACGAACTCAATTACCCGGACCTTGCAGCGCTGTTCACCGAGCTTGGTGTCGAGACGGTGGAAAGCTGCATGAGTTTTGCGGTCACCGCGGACGGCGGGCGCTTCGAATGGAAAGGCGGCGGCGAAACCTGGGCTGAGACCGCCAAGGGCCTTTTCGTTCAGCCGCGCAATCTGTTGTCGCCGTCCTATCTCGGCATGCTGCGCGATATCCTGAGATTCAATGACGTCAGCGTGGCGGATCATGCCGCCGGCCGCCTCGCCGGGCTGACGCTGGGCGATTATTTCAGGCAGCGCCGCTTTGCGCCGCGGTTGCTGACGGATTACCTCGCCCCGATGGGCGCGGCGATCTGGTCCGCGCCGGCCGACCGGATGCTGGACTTTCCGGCCGAGAACTTCGTCACGTTCTTCGACAATCACCGGCTGCTGCAGTACGACCGCCCAGTGTGGCGAACGGTCAAAGGCGGCAGCCATCGTTATGTGGACAAACTGACCGCCACCTTCCGCGACCGTCTGCGGCTGGGATGCGCGGTCACCGCCATCGAACGCAAGCCATCCGGCGTCCTGATCCATGACAGCCATGGCGGTCAGGAGAGCTACGATCACGTCGTGATCGCCGCGCACAGTGACCAGGCGCTCGCCATGCTGACCGATGCCGACACCGGCGAGCGCGGCGTCCTCGGGGATATTCGTTACGCGCCGAATGCTGTCTTCTTGCATCGCGATCCGAGGCTGATGCCGAAACGCAGAGGCGCGTGGGCCTCCTGGAATTTCCTGCGCTGGGCGCGGGACGGCCAGGCCTTGAACGATGTCGCTGTCACCTACTGGATGAACCGGTTGCAGGGCATCGATGACGACAAGCCGCTGTTCGTCAGCCTGAACCCGCCGTTCGAGCCGGACCCGGCCCTGACGTTCGGCCGCTATCTCTGCGACCATCCGCAGTTCGACGCCAAGGCGTTTGCCGCCCAGAAGCGCCTGAGCACGATCCAGGGCCGGCGGCATACATGGTTTTGCGGCGCCTGGACCGGATACGGCTTTCACGAGGATGGATTGCGCTCGGCGCTGGCGGTTGCGGATGCACTCGGCGCCACCGTCCCGTGGCGGAGCATTGAGCCTGTCGCCGCGAGCATACTAGCCGAAGCGGCGGAGTAG
- a CDS encoding efflux RND transporter permease subunit → MSVSEPFIRRPIATSLLGIALLIGGALGYWSLPVSALPQVDFPTVQVTTQLPGASPDVAASLITAPLERQLGQIPSLSTMTSTSSFGVSQISLQFDLNRDIDGATQDVQAAINAAAGILPKNLPYPPTYAKVNPADAPVVTLALTSDTISIRVMSDLADSMMAQRLAQITGVGRVSILGGLKPAVRIQADLARLAAYGIGMEDLRAAIAGANVSGPKGSLDGAQQAYTIAANDQIAAADAYRPIIIAYRNNSPVTIGDVATIVDGLENDRTGGWYQGTPAVVINIQRQPGANVIDVVQQIREEIPRLQRAIPAGVKLTVVSDRTVTIRASVRDVQFTLVLSVILVTLVVLLFLRSIRATIIAGVALPLSLITSFGIMWFAGFSLDNLSLMALTIGTGFVVDDAIVMIENIVRHMEGGDSAMEASLKGAREIGFTVISLTVSLIAVFIPLLFMSGLVGRMFREFALTLTIAVVTSAVVSLTLTPMMCSRLLKRHGEEMSVPGLATISGWIDRSVEFYHRTLLWALRHQRATLVVTFATIAATLALYVVAPKGFLPLQDTSSITAVTEAGPDVSFLEMQRRQAEIANTIQADSDVIGVVSVIGAGSVNPTTNVGSIVITLKQRDERKTGVVGVIERLKQKVASVPGMTVYFQPVQDIQISTRSSRSQYQYTLTATDSKDVVMWSSRLVQELRRNPLFRDVSSEAQEGGLRAALDVDRQRAGQLGVSLQSVNDTLNDAFAQRQVSTIYGQANQYRVVLEALPQDQRDPSVLSKLYVPGAAGAQVPISAVATLKRTTAPLAISHQAQFPAVTLSFNLAPGAALGDAVAAVKDTETRIGMPAIVTGLYSGDAAEFSRSLAGQPWLILAALVTIYIVLGVLYESYVHPITILSTLPSAGVGAILALMLCGEDLSVIGLIGIILLMGIVKKNAIMMIDFALEAERHQGMTSYDAIVQACLLRFRPIMMTTLAALFGALPLAIESGTGAELRFPLGISIIGGLILSQMLTLYTTPVIYLALDRINRRIEKAVPPASEPPAPPIAGATEGVQ, encoded by the coding sequence ATGAGCGTGTCCGAACCATTCATCCGGCGACCGATCGCCACCTCGCTGCTGGGGATCGCGCTGCTGATCGGCGGCGCGCTCGGCTACTGGTCGCTGCCGGTCTCCGCGTTGCCGCAGGTCGATTTCCCCACGGTGCAGGTGACCACGCAATTGCCGGGCGCAAGTCCGGATGTTGCGGCGTCGCTGATCACGGCGCCGCTGGAACGTCAGCTCGGGCAAATCCCCTCGCTGTCGACCATGACGTCGACCAGTTCGTTCGGCGTCAGCCAGATCTCCCTGCAGTTCGATCTCAACCGCGACATCGACGGCGCCACCCAGGACGTGCAGGCGGCGATCAACGCGGCGGCCGGCATCCTGCCGAAGAACCTGCCGTATCCGCCGACCTATGCGAAGGTCAATCCGGCCGACGCGCCGGTGGTCACGCTGGCGCTGACGTCGGACACCATTTCGATCCGGGTGATGAGCGATCTCGCCGACTCCATGATGGCGCAGCGACTGGCCCAAATCACCGGCGTCGGACGGGTGTCGATCCTGGGAGGATTGAAACCGGCGGTGCGGATCCAGGCCGATCTGGCGCGGCTGGCCGCCTACGGCATCGGCATGGAGGACCTGCGCGCCGCGATCGCCGGCGCCAACGTCTCCGGCCCCAAGGGCTCGCTCGACGGCGCGCAGCAGGCCTACACCATCGCCGCCAATGACCAGATTGCAGCGGCAGACGCCTACAGGCCGATCATTATCGCCTATCGCAACAACTCCCCGGTCACCATCGGCGACGTCGCCACCATCGTGGACGGCCTGGAGAACGATCGCACCGGCGGCTGGTACCAGGGCACGCCGGCGGTGGTCATCAACATCCAGCGCCAGCCTGGCGCCAACGTCATCGACGTGGTGCAGCAGATCCGGGAAGAAATTCCGCGCCTGCAACGGGCGATCCCGGCCGGCGTCAAGCTGACGGTGGTCAGTGACCGTACCGTCACGATCCGCGCCTCGGTGCGCGACGTGCAGTTCACGCTGGTGCTCAGCGTCATTCTGGTCACGCTCGTGGTGCTGCTGTTCCTTCGCTCGATCCGCGCGACCATTATTGCGGGCGTGGCGTTGCCGCTGTCGCTGATCACGAGTTTTGGCATCATGTGGTTTGCCGGCTTCAGCCTCGACAATCTGTCGCTGATGGCGCTGACCATCGGCACCGGGTTCGTGGTCGACGACGCCATCGTGATGATCGAGAATATCGTGCGCCACATGGAAGGTGGCGACAGTGCGATGGAAGCCTCGCTCAAGGGCGCACGCGAAATCGGCTTCACGGTGATTTCGCTGACGGTCTCGCTAATTGCGGTGTTCATCCCACTGCTGTTCATGTCGGGGCTGGTCGGCCGCATGTTCCGCGAGTTCGCGCTGACGTTGACCATCGCCGTGGTCACATCGGCCGTGGTGTCGCTGACGCTGACGCCGATGATGTGCTCGCGGCTGTTGAAGCGGCACGGCGAGGAAATGTCGGTTCCTGGCCTCGCGACGATTAGCGGCTGGATCGACCGCAGCGTCGAATTCTATCATCGAACACTGCTCTGGGCGCTGCGACACCAGCGCGCCACCTTGGTCGTGACGTTTGCCACCATTGCAGCGACACTCGCGCTCTATGTCGTCGCACCAAAGGGCTTTTTGCCGCTGCAGGACACGTCTTCCATTACCGCAGTGACCGAAGCCGGACCCGACGTCTCGTTCCTGGAGATGCAGCGGCGGCAGGCCGAGATCGCCAATACCATCCAGGCGGACAGCGATGTGATCGGTGTCGTCTCGGTGATCGGGGCTGGCTCGGTCAACCCGACCACCAATGTCGGCAGCATTGTCATCACGCTGAAGCAGCGCGACGAGCGCAAGACCGGTGTCGTCGGCGTCATCGAGCGGCTGAAGCAGAAGGTCGCCTCGGTGCCCGGCATGACGGTCTATTTCCAGCCGGTGCAGGACATCCAGATCAGCACGCGATCGAGCCGGTCGCAGTATCAGTACACGCTGACCGCGACCGATTCCAAAGACGTCGTCATGTGGTCGAGCCGGCTGGTCCAGGAATTGCGGCGCAATCCGCTGTTCCGCGACGTCTCCTCGGAAGCGCAGGAAGGCGGCCTGCGGGCGGCGCTCGACGTCGATCGCCAGCGCGCCGGCCAGCTCGGCGTGTCGCTGCAATCCGTCAACGACACGCTCAATGATGCTTTTGCCCAGCGACAGGTCTCGACGATTTATGGCCAGGCCAACCAGTATCGGGTGGTGCTGGAGGCGTTGCCCCAGGATCAGCGCGATCCGTCGGTGCTCTCCAAGCTCTACGTGCCGGGCGCCGCGGGCGCCCAGGTGCCGATCTCGGCGGTCGCAACCCTGAAGCGGACCACGGCGCCGCTGGCGATCTCGCACCAGGCGCAATTCCCCGCTGTGACGTTGAGCTTCAATCTGGCGCCCGGCGCCGCCCTTGGCGATGCGGTCGCGGCGGTCAAGGACACCGAAACCCGGATCGGAATGCCTGCTATCGTGACCGGGCTTTATTCCGGTGATGCCGCCGAATTCTCGCGCTCGCTCGCCGGACAGCCATGGCTGATCCTGGCGGCGCTGGTCACGATCTATATCGTGCTCGGCGTACTGTACGAGAGTTATGTCCATCCGATCACCATCCTCTCGACACTGCCATCGGCCGGTGTCGGTGCGATCCTGGCTCTGATGCTGTGCGGGGAAGACCTTTCGGTGATCGGGCTGATCGGAATCATCCTGCTGATGGGCATCGTCAAGAAGAACGCCATCATGATGATCGACTTCGCGCTGGAAGCGGAGCGGCACCAGGGCATGACGTCTTATGACGCCATCGTGCAGGCCTGCCTGCTGCGGTTCCGGCCGATCATGATGACGACCCTGGCCGCATTGTTCGGTGCGCTGCCCCTGGCGATCGAGAGCGGGACAGGGGCGGAGCTTCGTTTTCCGCTCGGCATCTCGATCATCGGCGGCTTGATCCTGAGCCAGATGCTGACACTCTACACGACGCCGGTGATCTATCTCGCGCTCGATCGCATCAACCGCCGTATCGAGAAGGCGGTTCCGCCTGCATCCGAACCGCCGGCGCCGCCGATCGCGGGAGCGACGGAAGGGGTGCAGTAA
- a CDS encoding cyclopropane-fatty-acyl-phospholipid synthase family protein gives MPEPIVLTPDNIAKTLPDLPRLTRLAFGFASRLRRGTLDVTLPDGRQVRFGGMEPGPAAAMTIYDYAFAWRLLNGGDIGIAEAYLRREWDTPDLTQFLYIFCVNHDLIQAMLGNKPLMRFVQAIRHWFNRNTPTQSRRNIHAHYDIGNSFYSAWLDPSMTYSSALFEDGANDLTAAQHNKYRRLAEAIDLKPDQRVLEIGCGWGGFAEYAAKNFGARVVGLTISREQFDFASQRIQNAGLNDRVEIRFQDYRDERSQYERIASIEMIEAVGEQFWPRYFSQLRDRLLPGGLAGIQAITIQDRFFETYRREVDFIQRYVFPGGMLPSPRVLTSLGERFGIPVIRERIFGEDYARTLATWRDNFRTAWPTLTPLGFDERFRRLWEYYLAYCEAGFLSGNIDVRQVVFAKTT, from the coding sequence ATGCCCGAGCCGATCGTTCTCACGCCTGACAACATCGCCAAAACACTTCCGGACCTTCCCCGGCTGACCCGGCTGGCCTTCGGATTCGCGTCGCGGCTGCGGCGCGGGACGCTCGATGTCACCCTGCCTGACGGCCGTCAGGTCCGCTTCGGCGGCATGGAGCCGGGACCAGCGGCGGCGATGACCATCTACGATTACGCTTTCGCCTGGCGGCTGCTCAATGGCGGCGATATCGGCATCGCCGAAGCTTATCTGCGGCGCGAGTGGGACACGCCGGACCTGACGCAGTTTCTCTACATCTTCTGCGTCAACCACGACCTGATCCAGGCGATGCTCGGCAACAAGCCGCTGATGCGTTTTGTGCAGGCGATCCGCCACTGGTTCAACCGCAACACTCCGACCCAGTCGCGCCGCAACATCCACGCCCACTACGATATCGGCAACTCGTTCTATTCGGCGTGGCTCGACCCCAGCATGACCTACTCCTCGGCGCTGTTCGAGGATGGCGCCAACGACCTGACGGCGGCGCAGCACAACAAATACCGCCGGCTCGCCGAAGCCATCGACCTGAAGCCGGACCAGCGCGTGCTCGAAATCGGTTGCGGCTGGGGCGGCTTTGCCGAATATGCCGCAAAGAATTTCGGCGCCCGCGTGGTCGGTCTCACCATCAGCCGGGAGCAATTCGATTTCGCCAGCCAACGCATCCAGAATGCAGGCCTGAACGACCGGGTCGAGATCCGCTTCCAGGATTACCGCGACGAGCGCAGCCAGTACGAGCGCATCGCATCGATCGAGATGATCGAGGCGGTCGGCGAGCAATTCTGGCCGCGGTATTTTTCACAGCTGCGCGACCGGCTGCTGCCCGGCGGCCTTGCCGGCATCCAGGCCATCACCATCCAGGATCGCTTTTTCGAGACCTACCGGCGCGAAGTCGATTTCATCCAGCGGTATGTTTTCCCCGGCGGCATGCTGCCCTCGCCAAGGGTGCTGACATCGCTCGGCGAGCGGTTTGGTATTCCCGTTATCCGTGAGCGGATTTTTGGAGAAGATTATGCCCGCACACTGGCGACATGGCGGGATAATTTTCGCACCGCATGGCCGACCCTGACGCCGCTCGGATTCGATGAGCGATTCCGGCGGCTCTGGGAGTATTATCTCGCTTATTGCGAGGCCGGATTCCTGTCTGGAAATATCGACGTCCGCCAGGTCGTTTTCGCGAAAACCACCTGA
- a CDS encoding efflux transporter outer membrane subunit, translated as MAMSTGCILKPDLPDPALDVPTDYKYAGRNDTAAPPPLDWWRAFGSRELTTLMEEAQTVNLDIAAATARIVQADAQARTAGAALLPTLSGSVQDTRAKSSGSSASGLTNLGRHTTTYSASLSASYEIDFWGKNRDATLAAEETANANRFDRDTVALTTYAAVANAYFQVLVSQDRIRIANSNIASAQRIYDAIKQRLDAGTGTDLDLAQQESVLIGQKAAVPPLRQTLQQNVNALATLVSRPPESLKVAGGSLNRLAVPRVTPGLPSDLLTQRPDIRRQEADLASATANVGNARAQFFPSIQLTGSGGYQSAALAALFTPNAVFFNIAASATQPIFDGGRIQANFDLQRARQDELLQTYRKTVVSAFADVDNALVAIKQSTERLRLQRAVEVASRRAFDLSEQRLRAGTIDIVTLLNTQLTLFQAEDTLAQAQLARFQAIVSLYQALGGGWTPRMEGPVDAL; from the coding sequence ATGGCGATGTCCACGGGATGCATCCTGAAACCCGATCTGCCCGATCCCGCGCTGGATGTCCCCACGGACTACAAGTATGCCGGGCGCAACGATACTGCCGCCCCGCCGCCGCTGGATTGGTGGCGTGCATTCGGCTCGCGCGAACTGACCACGCTGATGGAGGAGGCGCAGACCGTCAATCTGGACATTGCGGCGGCGACCGCGCGAATCGTTCAGGCTGACGCCCAGGCCCGGACCGCGGGCGCCGCACTGTTGCCGACCCTGAGCGGAAGCGTGCAGGACACCCGCGCCAAATCTTCCGGATCCAGCGCCAGCGGTCTCACAAACCTCGGCCGCCACACCACCACGTATTCGGCGTCGCTCAGCGCGAGCTACGAGATCGATTTCTGGGGCAAGAATCGCGATGCGACGCTGGCGGCCGAGGAAACCGCCAACGCCAACCGCTTCGATCGCGACACCGTGGCGCTCACCACCTATGCGGCCGTCGCCAATGCCTATTTCCAGGTGCTGGTGTCACAGGACCGGATCCGAATCGCCAACAGCAACATCGCCAGCGCCCAGCGCATCTATGATGCGATCAAGCAGCGCCTCGACGCCGGAACCGGGACCGATCTCGATCTGGCCCAGCAGGAGAGCGTGCTGATCGGCCAGAAGGCTGCCGTTCCGCCGCTGCGGCAAACCCTGCAGCAGAACGTCAATGCGCTGGCGACGCTGGTGTCGCGACCGCCGGAAAGCCTCAAGGTGGCCGGCGGCTCGCTCAACCGGCTCGCTGTGCCGCGCGTCACGCCGGGTCTGCCGTCTGATCTGTTGACCCAGCGGCCGGATATCCGGCGGCAGGAAGCCGATCTGGCGTCGGCCACGGCCAATGTCGGCAATGCCCGGGCGCAGTTCTTCCCGAGCATTCAGCTCACCGGTTCGGGCGGCTATCAGAGCGCTGCTCTGGCCGCCTTGTTCACGCCGAATGCCGTGTTCTTCAACATCGCCGCCAGCGCGACTCAGCCGATTTTCGACGGCGGCCGCATCCAGGCCAACTTCGACCTGCAGCGGGCGCGGCAGGACGAATTGTTGCAGACCTATCGCAAAACCGTCGTCTCGGCCTTCGCCGATGTCGACAACGCGCTGGTCGCAATCAAGCAGAGCACCGAGCGGTTGCGCCTGCAGCGCGCCGTCGAGGTGGCGTCGCGGCGGGCTTTCGATCTGTCGGAGCAAAGGCTGCGTGCCGGGACCATCGATATTGTGACCCTGCTCAACACACAATTGACGCTATTTCAGGCCGAAGACACCCTGGCGCAGGCTCAGCTCGCGCGCTTTCAGGCTATAGTCAGCCTCTATCAGGCATTAGGGGGCGGCTGGACACCGAGGATGGAAGGGCCGGTCGATGCTCTTTAA
- a CDS encoding DUF1365 domain-containing protein, protein MDRLRGSGFDHHTAPPPAADLYVGKVMHARLKPMGHRFNYRVMSLLIDLDRLGDADRQSPLFGVNRAALYSFHEADHGDRDGSSLRQYVQRCARDQGIDLTGGRVLLLCYPRLLGYTFNPLSVYFCSQADSRLALMIYEVRNTFGDIHAYALPVDPENQSAAGLRQQQDKQFYVSPFVGMAMRYYFRVAPPSDTVKLRILETDHEGPLLAATFHGNRRPLTTRALLRSVVSLPFVTFKIIAAIHWEALRLWIKGARFVPREPAADGSGTARSATRERDDAMKMDSKKLESHWKTLDPEPY, encoded by the coding sequence ATGGATCGATTACGCGGCAGCGGTTTCGACCACCACACGGCGCCGCCACCGGCCGCCGACCTGTATGTCGGCAAGGTGATGCACGCCCGGCTCAAGCCGATGGGGCACCGCTTCAACTATCGCGTCATGAGCCTCTTGATCGACCTGGATCGCCTTGGGGACGCCGATCGGCAGTCACCCCTGTTCGGGGTCAACCGCGCGGCGCTCTACAGTTTCCATGAGGCTGATCACGGCGATCGCGACGGCTCGTCATTGCGCCAGTACGTACAACGCTGCGCCCGCGACCAAGGTATCGATCTCACCGGCGGCCGCGTGCTGTTGCTGTGTTATCCGCGGTTGCTCGGCTACACCTTCAATCCGCTCTCGGTTTACTTCTGCTCGCAGGCAGACAGCCGGCTGGCCCTGATGATCTATGAGGTGCGCAACACCTTTGGCGACATCCATGCCTACGCCCTGCCGGTCGATCCGGAAAACCAAAGCGCAGCGGGTCTGCGGCAGCAGCAGGACAAGCAGTTCTACGTCTCGCCCTTTGTCGGCATGGCCATGCGATATTATTTCCGGGTGGCGCCGCCGTCCGACACCGTGAAGTTGCGGATTCTGGAAACCGACCACGAGGGCCCCCTGCTCGCCGCCACGTTTCATGGCAACCGGCGCCCCCTGACGACTCGCGCCTTGCTGCGGTCCGTGGTGTCGCTACCGTTTGTCACGTTCAAAATCATTGCGGCCATTCACTGGGAGGCCTTGCGTCTTTGGATCAAAGGCGCGAGGTTTGTTCCCCGAGAGCCGGCGGCGGATGGGTCTGGGACAGCCCGCTCTGCAACGCGTGAGCGTGATGACGCGATGAAGATGGATTCCAAGAAATTGGAGAGCCATTGGAAAACCCTGGACCCAGAGCCATACTGA
- a CDS encoding efflux RND transporter periplasmic adaptor subunit: MLFKPDLKETAKAAGDGVANVASRARRRTVSIAITLLILGGLGYIAWTYIEQNRAAATRTRPDPAVPVLAATPRIQDVPVYLDGVGTVKAMNTVTVRAQVDGKLLSVNFKEGQDVKSGDVLAEIDPALYQATYDQAVAKKAQDEALLANARLDLVRYQQLAASKAGSTQQADTQRSLVAQYEAQVRSDQASIDNAQATLSYTKIIAPLSGRAGLRQVDQGNIIHASDTTGLVVITQLQPITVWFSLPQQQIVRVNAAAAAGKLAVDVFGNDGRTVVDTGTLQSIDNQVDPTTGTVKLKAEFPNARLQLWPGQFVNVRLKVETLTQALVVPTAAVQRGPGGTFSYVIGSDNVVTARAVTVTQQTENDAVITKGLTVDDQVVTTGFANLADGTKVVIGKNDEQAVTPDLAPRRRQGGGKGERGGERRGKNREGAGAPNASGATPAQGASEQGAKSGGSAK; encoded by the coding sequence ATGCTCTTTAAGCCAGATCTGAAGGAAACCGCGAAGGCCGCCGGCGACGGCGTTGCCAATGTCGCCTCGCGGGCGCGCCGACGGACCGTTTCGATCGCCATCACGCTGCTCATCCTCGGCGGTCTCGGCTACATCGCCTGGACCTATATCGAGCAGAACCGGGCTGCGGCGACCCGGACCCGCCCCGATCCTGCCGTGCCGGTGCTGGCCGCCACGCCGCGCATCCAGGACGTGCCGGTGTATCTCGACGGCGTCGGCACCGTGAAGGCGATGAACACCGTGACGGTCCGCGCCCAGGTCGACGGCAAGCTGTTGTCGGTCAATTTCAAGGAAGGCCAGGACGTCAAATCCGGCGACGTGCTGGCGGAGATCGATCCCGCGCTTTATCAGGCGACCTACGATCAGGCGGTGGCGAAGAAGGCGCAGGATGAAGCGCTGCTCGCCAATGCCCGTCTCGACCTCGTTCGCTACCAGCAGCTTGCAGCCTCCAAGGCCGGCTCGACCCAGCAGGCGGATACGCAGCGCTCGCTGGTGGCGCAATACGAAGCGCAGGTGAGGTCGGACCAGGCCTCCATCGACAATGCGCAGGCGACGCTGAGCTACACCAAGATCATTGCACCGCTGAGCGGCCGTGCCGGCTTGCGTCAGGTGGACCAGGGCAACATCATCCATGCCTCGGACACCACCGGTCTTGTGGTGATCACACAGCTGCAGCCGATCACCGTCTGGTTCAGCCTGCCGCAGCAGCAGATCGTGCGGGTCAATGCCGCGGCGGCCGCGGGCAAACTCGCCGTCGATGTCTTCGGCAATGACGGGCGCACCGTGGTCGATACCGGAACGCTGCAGAGCATCGACAACCAGGTCGATCCGACCACCGGCACCGTCAAGCTCAAGGCCGAGTTTCCCAATGCCAGACTTCAGCTGTGGCCGGGCCAGTTCGTCAATGTCCGGCTCAAGGTGGAAACCCTGACCCAGGCTCTGGTGGTGCCGACCGCGGCGGTTCAGCGCGGGCCCGGGGGCACCTTCAGTTACGTGATCGGCAGCGACAATGTTGTCACGGCGCGTGCAGTGACTGTGACCCAGCAGACCGAGAACGACGCTGTGATCACCAAGGGCCTGACGGTCGACGATCAGGTGGTCACCACCGGATTCGCCAACCTCGCCGATGGCACCAAGGTCGTGATCGGCAAGAACGACGAGCAGGCTGTGACCCCGGATCTGGCGCCGCGGCGGCGCCAAGGCGGCGGCAAGGGCGAACGGGGCGGCGAGCGACGCGGGAAGAATCGCGAAGGGGCGGGCGCCCCCAACGCGAGCGGCGCCACGCCGGCGCAGGGTGCGAGCGAGCAGGGGGCGAAATCCGGCGGCAGTGCGAAGTGA